The sequence GGGTAGCAGGCCGCGGGCGCGAGCACCACGTCCGTCATCTGCTGGTACTGCCCCCAGGGCTTGCCCTCGTGGACGCAGTTCATCATCTCCCGGTGCTGGGTGTCGTTGCCCATGAAGCTGAAGATGGTGCCGGCCAGCTGCGGGAAGGACTCCAGGTAGTCGCTCTTCTCGAAGACGCGCCGGGCGATGACGGGCGGGAAGAGCATGTGCTCCGCGGTGTCGTTCTTCGCGGCCTCGGTGACGAGGTCGCCGAAGCGGCGCAGCACGTCCTCGAACACCGGCCCGCGGCCGAACGCGCCGGGCACGCCGACGGGGATGATGAGCTTGTGCGCGACGAGCGCGTCGTGGAAGTCCTGAGCGGAAATGTCAGTCACGGCAAGGGGCTCCGAAAAGAATGCGAAGAGGTGCCATGCGCCCCGGTGACACGGCGGAGCGCGGGATGGAACACGCGGCTGTCAGTCCTCCTTGAGGACCAGCAGCAGCGACGCGTTGGTGGCGAGGATGCGGTCGTTGCCAATCATCAGCGCCGCGGAGTGCGCGTCGCGCAGGTAGCGGCCGAGCGAGAACGGCGAGTCGTTCTTGTAGCCCTGGATGCCGCAGATGAGCAGCGCGCGGTGGACGATGTCCGCGACGAGCGTGGAGGCGGACACCTTCAGGTTGTTCATCTTCAGCGAGAAGCTGATGGAGGACAGCGCCTCCGGGTCGCTCGCGGCCATGCGGCGGCCGGCCTCGGCGGACACCTCGTGCACGCTGGCGCGCATCGTCTGGAGCAGGTTGTGCACCTCCGCGAGGCGCGACGCGGTGGGCGGCACGGTGCCCGGCTTCGCACGGGCCTGCTGGCGCACGAAGGCACGAGCCCGGGCCACGGCGCCGGCGGCGATGCCCAACCACACACTGCCCCAGAGGACGTGCGACACCGGCACCATCGTCTGGCTGGCGATGTCCGCGAAGGCCACGGGGAGCACGTGCTCGGAAGGGCCGGTGGAGCGGACCTTGAAGCCCGGGCTGCACGTGCCGCGCATGCCCATCGTGTCCCAGTTGCTCGTGCGCTCCAGGGTGAAGCTCCCCTTGCGCAGCAGCACCAGCGACTGGTCATTGCGAGGCGCGTCCGGCGCGCGGCGCGCAGTGGCCAGCAGGTCATCCGCGTGCTCGCCGTAGGAGATGGTGGTCGCGTCCTTGTCCAACGAGAAGCGCCCGTCGCGCTGCTCCACGGCGGTGACGCTGGCGCGCATCTCGCCGCCCACGCCCACCTCGGAGGTGACGGAGGCGATGAGGAGCTGCTTCTCGTTCAGCTCCGTGAGGTAGGCGCGCAGCATGGGAGACGCCATGCCATGCCGCGCCAGGCACGCCACTTGGATGTGGTGCATGGCGAAGACCATGGCGGTGGACGCGCAGTGGTGGGCCAGCGCCTCGCACATGGAGGCCACCTGGTCCAACGGGACTTCCGGCCCCCCAAGCGAGGCGGGGACGAGCAGACCGAGCATCCGCGCGCGCTTCAGCGCTTCCATCGCTTCCACGGGGAAGCGGCCCTCGCGGTCCACGGAGTCCGCATGGACGCGGGCCACCTCCGAGGCAATGCGTGTGACGGTCTCCAGCGGGCTGGCGGCCGGGGTGGAGACATCGCCCTGAGGCGCGGCGGTGGTCATGGCTTCACTTCCCCGCCGTGAGCTCTTCCACCGCCTCGCGGATGGACGAGACGCTCTGGAAGACGGTGCGCTTCAGCATGCGGTCGGGGAACTCCACGTCGAAGCTCGCCTCCAGCGCGAGCATGACATTCACGCTCGCGTGGGACGTCATGCCAGCCTGATAGAGGTCCGCCGTGTCCGACAGGGTGGTGATGTCCGTGGACAGACGCGCGTGCTCTTTGAGGATGTTGCGGATGGATTCAATCATGGGCGTACGTGGGGTTGAGTCTGTTGGGCGATAACGACCGCGGAGGCGTACTCCGCCTCGTGGGTCAAACTGACGGAGAAACCAAAGAGGCCCCGAGCGTCGGCGACGCTCCGGGCCTCGGCGTGAAGGGCCAGCTCGCAGAAGCCCTCCGGCGAGCGCACCACCTCGATGGAGCGCCACGGCACGGGGACCTCGTGGACGCGCAGCACCTTGATGGTGGCTTCCTTCGCCGCGAAGCGCGCCGCGAGCCGCTCCGGTGCGGCATGCGCGTCCTTCAGGCAGTAGGCCAGCTCACCGGGGGTGAACAGCCGCTCCAGATAACGCTGGCCGAAGCGCTGGACGGAAGCCGCCACCGCGGAGACCTGAACCAGGTCCGTCCCGACCACGATTGAGCTTGCTGCCATGCCGCGACGACCCCCGCCGTCGCTGAACGGCGGCGACGCAGTATTCCCATAGGACCGTGAAGACTTCCAGTGACGGTCGAGGAAATGACAGTTGCAACCCGAAGACGCAGTCGAGTTCGCGAACTCTAGCTGTTGAGAGAAATTGGGGTAACCACGGACCCGGAGGTCGCTGGTGGTGCGGGCGTGCAGGCGCCGCGCCCTACTCTCCGGGTGCCAGCTCCCGCAGCAGGTCGCCCAGCTTCTCCAGCGCCAGCCGCGCCCGCGTCTTCACGGTGCCGAGCGGGTCGCCCGTGCGCTCCGCGATTTCGCGCTGCGAGAGCCCCTCGAAGTAGGCCAACTCCACCACCTCGCGCTGCTCGCGTGGCAACTGCTTCAGCGCGGCCAGCACCCGCTGGCGGTTCTGCCCCTGCGCGCTGGCCTCGTCCGGTGCGGGCGGCTCGGCGCTCACCGGAGGCGGCTCGTGGGTGGCGCCCTCCACCACGCGCGCCGCGGTGCCCATGCTGCGCAGCCGGTCGATGGCGCGCGTGCGGGCGATGGTGGCCACCCACGTCTCCAGCCCGCCGCGCGCCGGGTCGAACTCGCGCGCGCGGCGCCACACGTCGAGGAAGGTCTCCTGCAGCACCTCCTCCGCGTCGGCGCGGGACGGCAAGAGCCGCAGCGTGACGGCGAAGGCCTTCGAGCCACAGCGCGCGTACACCTCGCGCATCGCCGCGGCGCTGCCGAGAGCCACCTGCTGGAGGAGGGCTCTGTCAGCCGCCGGGTCGCTCGCTCGGGGGACGGAGGGTGGAGGAGGCGCCATGCAAGTCCCGGATACCGCAACCGACGGGGCAGATCCCAGCTTCAAGTAACACGGTAGGCGGCTCGCAATCCCGTTCCTAACGTTGACAGGCCAACGCGGCCGGCGCCGAAGCCGTCCTGCATCAACGCCTCCCGTGAATCGCCGACCGGCCGGATTGAACCCAAGCCCTATAAGGGCCGACAGCCTTTATGACCGAACGAATCGGAAGCGTGTTCATCGAGGGAGTCCGACCCGAGCTGGACGCGGGCCGGTATGCCGTCAAGCGCGTCGCCGGAGAGAGCCTCACCGTCAGGGCCGACGTCTTCAAGGAGGGCCATGACGTCCTCGTCGCCGTCATCCGCTGGAGACAGGTGACGCCAAAGTCACAAGTGACGGACTGGCAGGAGGTGCCCATGCGCTTCCTGGGCAATGACCTCTGGGAGGGAGACTTCCCCCTCGCCCACAACGGCCGCTACGAATACACGATTGAAGCCTGGCCGGATCTCTTCCGCACCTGGGCGTCCGAGCTGAAGCGCAAGGTGGACGCGGGCCGCGACGTGAAGAGTGAGTTGCTGGAGGGCGCGGCGCTCCTGGAGGGGGCTGCTGCCCGGGCCCGGCCCGCCAGCGAGGAGGACGCGCGAGTGCTCTCCGAGGCCGCCGTCCGCCTGCGCGGCCCCGCCGAGCCGGAGCTCATCGCCGTGGCGCTGGCGCCGGAATTGGCCACCATTGCCTCCACGTACCCGGACCGGAAGCTGGCGAAGCGCTACGATAAGGTGCTGGAGGTGTTCGCGGACCGGGAGAAGGCCCGCTTCGGCGCCTGGTACGAGTTCTTCCCCCGCTCCGCCAAGCGCGACGGGAAGACGCACGGCACGTTCCACGACGCGGAGGAATGGCTGCCGTACATCCAGCGGCTCGGCTTCGACGTCATCTACCTGCCGCCCATCCACCCCATCGGCCGCACCGCGCGCAAGGGCAAGAACAACAGCCTCAAGGCGGGCCCGGACGACGTGGGCAGCACCTGGGCCATCGGCGCCGCGGAGGGCGGCCACAAGGCGGTGCACCCGAAGCTCGGCACGCTGGAGGACTTCCGCCACTTCGTGAGCGCGGCGCAGGAACATGGCATCGAGGTGGCGCTGGACATCGCCTTCCAATGCGCGCCGGACCACCCGTACGTGAAGGAGCATCCGGAGTGGTTCCAGCACCGCCCGGACGGCACCATCAAGACGGCGGAGAACCCGCCCAAGCGCTACGAGGACATCGTCAACTTCGACTGGATGGGGCCGGCCCGCGAGTCGCTCTGGGCCGAGCTGGAGTCCGTCGTCCTCCACTGGGTGAAGCAGGGCGTGAAGACGTTCCGCGTGGACAACCCGCACACCAAGCCCATCCAGTTCTGGGCATGGCTCATCCGCCGTGTGCAGGACGCGCACCCGGACGTCATCTTCCTCTCCGAGGCCTTCACCCGTCCCAAGGTGATGAAGGCCCTGGCCAAGGTGGGCTTCACCCAGTCGTACACGTACTTCACGTGGCGCAACTTCAAGGGCGAGCTGCGCGAGTACCTGGAGGAGCTCACCACGCCGCCGGTGTCCGACTACTTCCGCGGCAACTTCTGGCCCAACACGCCGGACATCCTCCCGGAGCCGCTGCAGAACGCCGGGCCCGGGGCCTTCCGCCTGCGCGCGGCGCTGGCGGCCACCCTCTCCTCCGTGTGGGGCATGTACTGCGGCTTCGAGCTGTGCGAGGGCCGCCCGCTGCCCGGCAAGGAGGAGTACCTCGACTCGGAGAAGTATCAGCTCGTCGCGTGGGATTTGGACCGGCCCGGCAACATCAAGGACTGGATTGCGCGCCTCAACACCGCGCGCAACACGCAGCCCGCGCTGCGCCAGTACGACACGCTGGAGTTCTTCGAGGCGGACAACGAGCGCGTCCTCTTCTACGGGAAGCGCTCGCCGGACGGGCAGAGCACGGTGCTGATGGCGGTGAGCCTGGACCCGTACGCCGCCCAGGAGGCGCTCTTGCACGTGCCCCTGGAGTGGCTGGGCGCGAAGCCGGAGGAGACGTACCAGGTGCACGAGCTGATGTCGGACCAGCGCTCGCTCTGGCAGGGCCCTGACGTGAACGTGCGTCTCACGCCCGAGCAGCCCGCGGCCATCTGGGCCGTGTACCGCTTCCGCCGCACCGAGCACGCGTTCGACTACTACGAGTGACACCCGAGAGGCGTATGGAACTGGATCCCCTCTGGTACAAGAAGGCCCTCATCTACGAGCTGCACCTGCGCGCATTCCACGACTCCAACGGCGACGGCCACGGGGACATCCCGGGCCTCATCGAGAAGCTGCCGTATCTTCAAGACCTGGGCGTGGACTGCCTGTGGCTCCTGCCGCACTACCCCTCGCCGCTGCGCGATGACGGCTACGACATCGCGGACTACTACGGCATCCATCCGGACTACGGCACGCTCGCGGACTTCCAGCGGCTGGTGGACGAGGCGCACAAGCGCGGCATCCGCATCATCACCGAGCTCGTGGTCAATCACACCAGCGACCAGCACCCCTGGTTCCTGGAGTCGCGCAGCGACCCGAAGAGCCCCAAGCGCGACTGGTACGTCTGGAGCGACACGGACGACCGGTACAAGGGCACCCGCATCATCTTCCTCGACACGGAGCGCTCCAACTGGACGTGGGACCCGGTGGCCAAGCAGTACTTCTGGCACCGCTTCTTCAGCCACCAGCCGGACCTCAACTACGACAACCCCGAGGTGCAGGAAGCCATGCTGGACGTCATGCGCTTCTGGCTCAACATGGGGGTGGACGGGTTCCGCTGCGACGCCGTGCCCTACCTCTTCGAGCGCGAGGGCACCAACTGCGAGAACCTCCCCGAGACGCACGCCTTCCTCAAGCGCCTGCGCAAGACGATTGATTCCGAGTACCAGGGGAAGATGCTGCTCGCCGAGGCCAACCAGTGGCCCGCCGACGTGCGCGTGTATTTCGGCGACGGCGACGAGTTCCACATGGGCTTCCACTTCCCGGTGATGCCCCGCCTCTTCATGGCCATCCGCAAGGAGGACCGGACGCCCATCGTGGAAATCATGCAGCAGACACCGGACATCCCGTCCAACTGCCAGTGGGCCATCTTCCTGCGCAACCACGACGAGCTGACGCTGGAGATGGTGACGGACGAGGACCGGGACTACATGTACCGGGAGTACGCCACGGACCCGCGGATGCGCATCAACCTGGGCATCCGCCGGAGGCTCGCTCCGCTGATGGGCAACGGCCGCCGCCGCATCGAGTTGATGCACAGCCTGCTCTTCACCCTGCCGGGCACGCCCGTCATGTACTACGGGGACGAGATTGGCATGGGCGACAACATCTACCTCGGCGACCGCAACGGCGTGCGCACGCCCATGCAGTGGACGGGTGACCGCAACGCAGGCTTCAGCAAGGCGGACTACGCGCGCCTGTACGCCCCCGTGATTGCCGACGCGGTGTACGGCTACCAGGCCATCAACGTGGAGGCGCAGGAGCGCGTGCAGGCCAGCCTCCTGCACTGGGTGAAGCGGATGATTCGCATCCGCCAGCGCTACCCCGTCTTCGCGCTGGGCACCCTGCGCTTCCTCCCGACGGAGAACCGCAAGGTGCTGTCTTTCGTGCGCGAGCACGACGGCATGACGGTGCTGGTGGTCTGCAACCTGTCCCGCTTCGCGCAGCCGGCGGTGGTGGACTTGCGTGAGTACGAGGGCGCGGTGCCGGTGGAGCTCGTCGGTGAGACGCCCTTCCCCCGCATCAGCAACCTGCCCTACCAGCTCTCCATGGGCCCATTCATGTTCCTGTGGTTCCGGCTGGACAAGCCGGCTGCGGGAAGGAGCATGCCGTGACTCTGGACCTGACGAAGCTGCCCGAGTACCTCAAGCACCAGCGCTGGTTCAGCGGCAAGGCGTGGCCCATCAAGAGCGTGAGCGTGGTGGACCATGCGTCCATGGAGCTCGGCCCCTGCGCCTTCACGCTGGCGGTGGTGGAGGTGCTGTACGGGCTGGGCCAGCCGGAGCGCTACCTGCTGCCCGTGAAGCCCGCGCCGGACGGCGTGCGCGACGCGCTCGAGGACGACGAGTGCCTGCGCGCCCTCTTCAAGCTCATGCGCGAGGGCGAAGGCATGCCCTCCGCCTCCGGCCGGCTGGTGGGGGAATGGATTGGCGGGCCGGAGAGCCTGCTCGCCCTGCCCTCGCCGCTGCCGGTGCGGCGGCTGATGGTGGAGCAGAGCAACACGTCCATGGTGCTGGGTGAGAAGGTCATCATGAAGGTCATCCGCAAGCTCGAGGCGGGGGTGAGCCCGGAGTACGAGGTGGGCCGCTTCCTCGCCACGAAGACGTCCTTCCGGGCCACGCCCATGCTGCTGGGCGCGCTGCACCTGGAGGGCGCGGCGGGCGCCACGGTGGCGGTGGCCCACCGCTTCGTGCCGGACGCGGTGGACGGGTGGAAGTACACGCTGGACCGGCTGCGCCAGGAGCGGGCGCTGGGCGAGCGCTTCCTCGGGGAGATGCGCGAATTGGGCATGCGCCTGGGCGAATTGCACAACGCCTTCGCCTCCGCCACGCCGGACGACCCGGCCTTCGCCCCCGAGCCGCTGCTCCAGGAGGACCTGCAGCGCTGGAGCGCCAGCATCGTCGGTGAGCTGGGCGTGACGCTGGCGGACGTGGGCCGGCTGAACCCGGACCTGGAGGGCCGGCGCGAGCGGCTCATTGAATACGCGAAGCGGCTGGCGCAGGTGGCGCCCTCGGGGCAGAAGATTCGCATTCATGGAGACCTCCACCTGGGCCAGGTGCTGCGGGCGGAGGGCCAGTGGCTCATCTTCGACTTCGAGGGTGAGCCCGCGCGCAGCTTCACGGCGCGGCGCGAGAAGTACAGCGCGCTGCGCGACGTG comes from Pyxidicoccus parkwaysis and encodes:
- a CDS encoding acyl-CoA dehydrogenase family protein gives rise to the protein MTTAAPQGDVSTPAASPLETVTRIASEVARVHADSVDREGRFPVEAMEALKRARMLGLLVPASLGGPEVPLDQVASMCEALAHHCASTAMVFAMHHIQVACLARHGMASPMLRAYLTELNEKQLLIASVTSEVGVGGEMRASVTAVEQRDGRFSLDKDATTISYGEHADDLLATARRAPDAPRNDQSLVLLRKGSFTLERTSNWDTMGMRGTCSPGFKVRSTGPSEHVLPVAFADIASQTMVPVSHVLWGSVWLGIAAGAVARARAFVRQQARAKPGTVPPTASRLAEVHNLLQTMRASVHEVSAEAGRRMAASDPEALSSISFSLKMNNLKVSASTLVADIVHRALLICGIQGYKNDSPFSLGRYLRDAHSAALMIGNDRILATNASLLLVLKED
- a CDS encoding acyl carrier protein, with protein sequence MIESIRNILKEHARLSTDITTLSDTADLYQAGMTSHASVNVMLALEASFDVEFPDRMLKRTVFQSVSSIREAVEELTAGK
- the acpS gene encoding holo-ACP synthase codes for the protein MAASSIVVGTDLVQVSAVAASVQRFGQRYLERLFTPGELAYCLKDAHAAPERLAARFAAKEATIKVLRVHEVPVPWRSIEVVRSPEGFCELALHAEARSVADARGLFGFSVSLTHEAEYASAVVIAQQTQPHVRP
- a CDS encoding sigma-70 family RNA polymerase sigma factor; the protein is MAPPPPSVPRASDPAADRALLQQVALGSAAAMREVYARCGSKAFAVTLRLLPSRADAEEVLQETFLDVWRRAREFDPARGGLETWVATIARTRAIDRLRSMGTAARVVEGATHEPPPVSAEPPAPDEASAQGQNRQRVLAALKQLPREQREVVELAYFEGLSQREIAERTGDPLGTVKTRARLALEKLGDLLRELAPGE
- a CDS encoding alpha-1,4-glucan--maltose-1-phosphate maltosyltransferase, coding for MTERIGSVFIEGVRPELDAGRYAVKRVAGESLTVRADVFKEGHDVLVAVIRWRQVTPKSQVTDWQEVPMRFLGNDLWEGDFPLAHNGRYEYTIEAWPDLFRTWASELKRKVDAGRDVKSELLEGAALLEGAAARARPASEEDARVLSEAAVRLRGPAEPELIAVALAPELATIASTYPDRKLAKRYDKVLEVFADREKARFGAWYEFFPRSAKRDGKTHGTFHDAEEWLPYIQRLGFDVIYLPPIHPIGRTARKGKNNSLKAGPDDVGSTWAIGAAEGGHKAVHPKLGTLEDFRHFVSAAQEHGIEVALDIAFQCAPDHPYVKEHPEWFQHRPDGTIKTAENPPKRYEDIVNFDWMGPARESLWAELESVVLHWVKQGVKTFRVDNPHTKPIQFWAWLIRRVQDAHPDVIFLSEAFTRPKVMKALAKVGFTQSYTYFTWRNFKGELREYLEELTTPPVSDYFRGNFWPNTPDILPEPLQNAGPGAFRLRAALAATLSSVWGMYCGFELCEGRPLPGKEEYLDSEKYQLVAWDLDRPGNIKDWIARLNTARNTQPALRQYDTLEFFEADNERVLFYGKRSPDGQSTVLMAVSLDPYAAQEALLHVPLEWLGAKPEETYQVHELMSDQRSLWQGPDVNVRLTPEQPAAIWAVYRFRRTEHAFDYYE
- the treS gene encoding maltose alpha-D-glucosyltransferase — translated: MELDPLWYKKALIYELHLRAFHDSNGDGHGDIPGLIEKLPYLQDLGVDCLWLLPHYPSPLRDDGYDIADYYGIHPDYGTLADFQRLVDEAHKRGIRIITELVVNHTSDQHPWFLESRSDPKSPKRDWYVWSDTDDRYKGTRIIFLDTERSNWTWDPVAKQYFWHRFFSHQPDLNYDNPEVQEAMLDVMRFWLNMGVDGFRCDAVPYLFEREGTNCENLPETHAFLKRLRKTIDSEYQGKMLLAEANQWPADVRVYFGDGDEFHMGFHFPVMPRLFMAIRKEDRTPIVEIMQQTPDIPSNCQWAIFLRNHDELTLEMVTDEDRDYMYREYATDPRMRINLGIRRRLAPLMGNGRRRIELMHSLLFTLPGTPVMYYGDEIGMGDNIYLGDRNGVRTPMQWTGDRNAGFSKADYARLYAPVIADAVYGYQAINVEAQERVQASLLHWVKRMIRIRQRYPVFALGTLRFLPTENRKVLSFVREHDGMTVLVVCNLSRFAQPAVVDLREYEGAVPVELVGETPFPRISNLPYQLSMGPFMFLWFRLDKPAAGRSMP
- a CDS encoding phosphotransferase, with the translated sequence MTLDLTKLPEYLKHQRWFSGKAWPIKSVSVVDHASMELGPCAFTLAVVEVLYGLGQPERYLLPVKPAPDGVRDALEDDECLRALFKLMREGEGMPSASGRLVGEWIGGPESLLALPSPLPVRRLMVEQSNTSMVLGEKVIMKVIRKLEAGVSPEYEVGRFLATKTSFRATPMLLGALHLEGAAGATVAVAHRFVPDAVDGWKYTLDRLRQERALGERFLGEMRELGMRLGELHNAFASATPDDPAFAPEPLLQEDLQRWSASIVGELGVTLADVGRLNPDLEGRRERLIEYAKRLAQVAPSGQKIRIHGDLHLGQVLRAEGQWLIFDFEGEPARSFTARREKYSALRDVAGMIRSFDYAEATVALEGGEPRGRVGPSRAAFLEGYRKATRGAPYLPSDEATFEVMLRAFELEKLLYEVRYELQNRPDWVRIPVEALLRMEDSK